The following coding sequences are from one Candidatus Nitrosopumilus sp. SW window:
- a CDS encoding transcription initiation factor IIB family protein, with product MVKTVNPKDRCPRCGKGTLVTDANTGENFCGKCGFVITDKVEESGPEWRSFSNEGENKSRAGVPTSLAMHDMGLATVINPQNRDATGKPLTASMKSTIERLRTWDSRSQVHEPVDRNFRQAFSELDRLKDKLAVGDAVIEKAAYIYRKALEKGLVRGRSISALIASALYAACRDTETPRTLKDIGQASNIKRKDIARCYRLLLRELNLKMPVVDPIKCISRIASKAGLSEKTKRKATKILQTAEENKISAGKDPMGLAAAALYVACVTNGENKTQRDVAEAAGVTEVTIRNRYKGLKVALNL from the coding sequence ATGGTTAAAACAGTAAATCCAAAGGACAGATGTCCAAGATGTGGAAAAGGTACACTAGTAACAGATGCAAATACTGGTGAAAATTTTTGTGGCAAATGTGGATTTGTAATTACAGACAAAGTAGAAGAGTCAGGTCCAGAATGGAGATCATTTTCAAATGAAGGTGAAAACAAAAGTAGAGCAGGAGTTCCAACATCACTTGCCATGCACGACATGGGATTGGCAACTGTAATCAATCCTCAAAATAGAGATGCAACAGGTAAACCACTAACAGCTTCTATGAAAAGCACAATTGAGAGATTAAGAACATGGGATAGTAGAAGTCAAGTTCATGAACCAGTTGATAGAAACTTTAGACAAGCATTTAGTGAGTTAGATAGGCTAAAAGACAAACTTGCAGTAGGAGATGCAGTTATTGAAAAAGCAGCTTACATTTACAGAAAAGCATTAGAGAAAGGATTAGTCAGAGGACGTTCCATTTCAGCTTTGATTGCATCAGCATTATATGCAGCATGTCGTGATACTGAAACACCAAGAACATTAAAAGACATTGGACAAGCAAGCAACATCAAAAGAAAAGACATTGCAAGATGTTACAGATTATTGTTAAGAGAATTAAATTTGAAAATGCCAGTAGTAGATCCAATCAAATGTATTTCAAGAATTGCAAGTAAAGCAGGTCTATCAGAAAAAACAAAAAGAAAGGCAACAAAGATTTTACAAACTGCAGAAGAAAATAAAATTTCAGCAGGTAAAGATCCAATGGGATTAGCTGCTGCAGCATTATATGTTGCATGTGTAACAAATGGTGAAAACAAAACACAGAGAGATGTAGCAGAAGCTGCAGGAGTTACAGAAGTGACAATTAGAAATAGATACAAAGGCTTGAAAGTAGCCTTAAATCTCTAG
- a CDS encoding CPBP family intramembrane glutamic endopeptidase, with protein MQNQNKLLQAVGIPFTALLSVIFGLLLVSFPIGIFVIFESEIGSDINYDFPVTHLELFEGTSVYQTVSDVSIGDVFVGLWIFYVVLFVIAILGPKTGFLKSFTSIISFGKYDPTSNYMLAITKWLSILVLVSALINFVQEQFGIVTVPPLDENDLIQFFYVSLAPLIEEIGFRLILVGIPLFALYSHRSSAKYFFKCLWYPRNLDIHDSKKAIFLIVFVGILFGFAHIAFAESWTEGKFAQATAGGIILGWVYLRFGFVASLLIHWATNYFIFSYANFLSQINSISIENAFSHSLMSTLELLLLASGILSIGMLFLNRYYSKKESALEI; from the coding sequence TTGCAAAATCAAAACAAACTACTCCAAGCTGTTGGAATTCCTTTTACTGCATTACTTTCAGTAATCTTTGGATTACTTTTAGTCTCTTTTCCAATCGGAATTTTTGTTATTTTTGAAAGTGAAATTGGTAGCGATATCAATTATGATTTTCCTGTAACTCATTTAGAATTATTTGAAGGCACTTCTGTTTATCAAACTGTATCTGATGTTAGTATCGGTGATGTCTTTGTTGGTTTGTGGATTTTTTATGTGGTGCTATTTGTAATTGCTATTTTAGGTCCTAAAACAGGATTTTTAAAATCATTTACCTCGATAATCTCTTTTGGAAAATATGATCCTACCTCAAACTATATGCTTGCTATAACCAAGTGGCTTTCTATTCTGGTATTGGTTTCTGCATTGATTAATTTTGTTCAGGAGCAATTTGGAATTGTTACCGTTCCTCCACTTGATGAAAATGATCTGATACAATTCTTCTATGTCTCACTTGCCCCTTTAATTGAAGAGATTGGATTTCGATTAATTCTAGTTGGAATTCCATTGTTTGCACTTTATTCTCATAGGTCATCTGCAAAATACTTCTTCAAATGTCTATGGTATCCTAGAAATCTTGACATTCATGATTCTAAAAAAGCAATTTTTTTGATTGTTTTTGTTGGAATATTGTTTGGATTTGCACATATTGCATTTGCAGAATCTTGGACTGAAGGAAAATTTGCTCAAGCAACGGCTGGTGGGATTATTCTAGGATGGGTGTATCTTAGGTTTGGATTTGTTGCATCTTTACTGATTCATTGGGCTACAAATTACTTCATATTCTCTTATGCAAATTTCTTATCTCAGATTAATTCTATATCTATTGAAAATGCATTTTCCCATTCGTTAATGTCTACTTTGGAATTACTTCTTTTGGCATCAGGTATATTGTCTATAGGGATGTTATTTTTGAATAGATATTATTCTAAAAAAGAGTCTGCACTAGAGATTTAA
- the yciH gene encoding stress response translation initiation inhibitor YciH translates to MAVICNTCGLPEDLCACGELAKDSTKIIIRLETRRFKKKGTMIEGLDPKLNNLETVAKELKSKYACGGTAKEGYIFLQGDHRDTIKETLTNLGFAEETIELH, encoded by the coding sequence ATGGCAGTAATTTGTAATACTTGTGGTCTTCCAGAAGACTTGTGTGCATGCGGTGAACTTGCCAAAGATAGCACCAAAATTATAATTCGATTAGAAACAAGACGATTTAAGAAAAAAGGTACTATGATCGAAGGCTTGGATCCTAAACTAAATAATTTAGAGACTGTTGCAAAAGAACTCAAAAGCAAATATGCTTGTGGTGGAACTGCTAAAGAAGGTTACATTTTCTTACAAGGTGATCATCGCGATACCATCAAAGAAACTTTAACTAATCTTGGTTTTGCTGAAGAAACCATAGAATTACATTAA
- a CDS encoding Sjogren's syndrome/scleroderma autoantigen 1 family protein, whose amino-acid sequence MSKDLTKKAAEMLLQGATLLSEPCPYCKGVRVMKEGHALCISCGREPEKKEIPKIKEKETQSPLIETLEKKLAALSKELEDEKDHTKQQDILKSINSLLETIEKTKK is encoded by the coding sequence GTGTCAAAAGATCTTACAAAAAAAGCAGCAGAGATGTTGCTGCAAGGAGCAACGTTACTTAGTGAACCATGCCCATATTGTAAAGGAGTAAGAGTGATGAAAGAAGGGCATGCATTATGCATAAGCTGTGGCAGAGAACCTGAGAAAAAAGAGATCCCAAAAATCAAAGAAAAGGAAACCCAATCACCGCTAATTGAAACACTAGAGAAGAAACTTGCAGCCTTATCAAAAGAACTTGAAGATGAAAAAGATCACACAAAACAACAAGACATACTAAAATCGATTAATTCACTGTTAGAGACAATAGAAAAGACAAAAAAGTAG
- a CDS encoding preprotein translocase subunit Sec61beta → MADKKSAPLPASSGGLMRFFEDETKGFKLDPRIVVSIPISLISISWVIDIFLAP, encoded by the coding sequence ATGGCAGATAAGAAATCAGCACCACTTCCAGCATCAAGTGGAGGTCTCATGAGGTTCTTTGAAGATGAGACAAAGGGATTCAAATTAGATCCAAGAATTGTAGTATCAATTCCAATTAGTTTAATTTCAATATCATGGGTTATCGATATCTTTTTAGCTCCCTGA
- a CDS encoding DUF2070 family protein has product MENAPDDVSNIHNRFSLTLVNPSSHYFSLFVSLGVAAIISFATILGYLGASIEESWYVVPSVIVVLFLTQLLDTRFTKKKEYSKSLHSSLFANMLWAATVLLGLLASFVLGKETSLFFVTFGMFLFASFRIGIYTTTLGASLKKAWAICFVQPLAMFAVLIPQDLWIPMLSDPISLFYGISFMIIASVWSVLTDRAGRPGMESTHKTIQAYLASQKNDHTEAEEIMEERSSETRVATSQIRLYANNGDKEFRMVLPEIHPGPYHPVGGSNIPYLIYKNLSSSAMVMHSISDHALNLPSKNEVENYLKNLENSKVKEEGLQCTEPVTVQINKARVIGLLFGKNPLLFLSLSPHGMEDIPNYMKNDIEQYAKNRNYSKPLIVDCHNAMGDEISNEDGEDMLKAAKSCLDTLITKDSFPIEFGYANSDDMDVWTEDLGMGGLGIVCLKINEKKYFLGWADANNMENGVREKIIDLFTKKGLQLLEICTSDTHYAPVKARNRNGYYQLGLITSADKLAKWFLEIASNAESSTVSAKFEILENETKVKVMGQGIYEDYSKALDNSLKITKGFVIGGVIFFITSLFL; this is encoded by the coding sequence ATGGAAAACGCACCAGATGATGTTTCAAATATCCACAACAGGTTCTCCCTTACTTTAGTTAATCCTTCATCACATTACTTTTCATTATTCGTATCATTAGGAGTCGCAGCAATAATTTCATTTGCAACCATTTTAGGATATTTGGGAGCAAGTATTGAAGAATCATGGTATGTTGTTCCCTCAGTAATCGTTGTTCTTTTCTTAACACAATTACTAGATACAAGATTCACAAAGAAAAAAGAATACTCAAAGTCGCTACATTCATCGTTATTTGCAAATATGTTGTGGGCTGCAACGGTATTGTTAGGATTACTTGCTAGTTTTGTATTAGGCAAAGAGACATCATTGTTCTTTGTAACTTTTGGAATGTTCTTGTTTGCAAGCTTTAGAATTGGAATTTACACTACCACATTAGGGGCAAGCCTCAAAAAAGCATGGGCTATTTGTTTTGTTCAACCACTAGCAATGTTTGCAGTTCTAATTCCACAAGATTTGTGGATTCCAATGCTAAGTGACCCAATATCATTATTTTATGGAATTTCATTTATGATAATTGCAAGTGTGTGGTCAGTACTTACAGATAGAGCAGGAAGACCTGGAATGGAAAGCACTCACAAAACAATTCAAGCATACCTTGCATCACAAAAAAATGATCATACAGAAGCAGAAGAAATTATGGAAGAGCGTTCTAGTGAAACTAGAGTAGCAACTTCACAAATTAGATTATACGCAAATAATGGAGATAAGGAATTTAGAATGGTTTTGCCTGAAATTCATCCAGGCCCATATCACCCAGTTGGAGGCAGTAACATACCATATCTAATTTACAAAAATTTGTCATCTTCAGCCATGGTAATGCACAGCATATCAGATCATGCACTAAATCTTCCATCAAAAAACGAAGTTGAGAATTATCTAAAGAATTTAGAAAACAGCAAGGTCAAAGAAGAAGGATTGCAATGTACAGAACCTGTAACTGTACAAATTAACAAAGCAAGAGTAATTGGATTATTATTTGGAAAGAACCCTCTACTATTCTTATCATTATCACCACACGGAATGGAAGACATACCAAATTACATGAAAAATGATATCGAACAGTATGCCAAAAACAGAAATTACTCAAAACCACTAATCGTTGATTGTCACAATGCAATGGGAGATGAAATTTCAAATGAAGATGGCGAAGACATGCTAAAAGCTGCAAAGTCTTGTTTAGACACACTAATTACAAAAGATAGTTTCCCAATTGAATTTGGATATGCAAATTCAGATGACATGGATGTGTGGACAGAAGATTTGGGAATGGGCGGATTAGGAATTGTTTGCCTCAAAATTAATGAAAAGAAATACTTTCTTGGTTGGGCAGATGCAAACAACATGGAAAACGGAGTAAGAGAGAAAATCATAGACTTGTTTACAAAAAAAGGCCTTCAATTACTTGAGATTTGTACATCAGATACTCATTATGCACCAGTCAAAGCCAGAAATAGAAATGGATACTACCAACTAGGACTAATCACAAGTGCAGACAAACTTGCAAAGTGGTTCTTAGAAATTGCAAGTAATGCAGAATCAAGTACTGTTAGCGCAAAGTTTGAGATTTTAGAAAATGAAACCAAGGTCAAAGTTATGGGACAGGGGATCTATGAAGATTATTCAAAAGCATTAGATAATTCATTAAAAATCACCAAAGGATTCGTGATTGGAGGAGTAATATTCTTCATAACTAGTCTTTTTCTATAG
- a CDS encoding ABC transporter substrate-binding protein produces MKKLLVIILALSIVIIGQNQVFAEKNVFFDSVKFIQYLDENTALEEVRNGNLDMYYYRISSDRLENNQAREGLQVFDSTGGSYSILVNPAESENFNPFSIKEIRFALNYLVDRKLIVNELMGGYGAPIISYYGPSDPEYLTILEELERFNFKYNPALAEEIITNALKERGAVKIDEKWQVDQTPIEIRIFIRSDDPVRKSIGEILAIELERIGFSVKKDFGDLNKAFVVVYGSNPSDLKWNLYTEGWGRSAFVKYDSVGLGQMYSPWFSNMPGFNDPSYWNYENTKLDEITQKIYTGDFETAKNRSELIQEAVVEGINESVRIFLASKIDQYVVNEKVSGVVNDFGAGVPSRFTPINAQSQNDELVIGVKQIYQGAWNPIMGLTDSYSRHIWGILSDPGTFKHPFTGETFPVRTNWQVETAGPNGSLIVPTKAVMWNPELQKWENIKPNTVSKSKVIFDFNFGNWHNGQKIDMNDIMHSLYFTIEWGTQTDENDRTFDTEFTPRAAQSIQTIIGVNQIDEDTIEVYVDYWHFDEGEIADWAVIWNTMPWEISAAMEKAVLDGKVSFSRSGATSKNVNWLSLIIPNDANLIREYLEEFRDSKYIPISLENNNLESKYFQERFDSSIKWIEENNHAVISNGPFYLESYSPESRTIKVNSFDDDSYPFKIGSWSEFENPKFPTITKIELENVIEKGSEFSIQVEAKNTDSILYFLTNSQGDMISSQSMDVVEGKISIIIDSVDSEKLQVGAGNVKIFAVSDSVLKPDFYETSFIVTEMKTKLPSSSADDIEFLDNKSSYEVWIVPIIIIIGVVIFLRKRYSKP; encoded by the coding sequence ATGAAAAAATTGCTAGTTATCATACTAGCTCTTTCAATTGTAATTATCGGACAGAATCAAGTGTTTGCAGAAAAAAATGTGTTTTTTGATTCTGTAAAATTTATTCAGTATCTAGATGAGAACACAGCATTAGAAGAGGTTCGAAATGGCAATCTGGACATGTATTATTACAGAATTTCATCAGACAGATTAGAAAACAATCAAGCAAGAGAGGGATTACAAGTGTTTGATTCAACTGGAGGATCATATAGTATTCTAGTCAATCCAGCAGAATCAGAAAATTTCAACCCATTTTCAATTAAAGAAATAAGATTTGCTTTGAATTATTTGGTAGATAGAAAATTAATTGTAAATGAATTGATGGGAGGGTATGGGGCACCAATAATTTCTTACTATGGACCATCAGACCCAGAATACCTTACAATATTAGAAGAGTTAGAGAGATTCAATTTCAAATACAATCCTGCACTTGCAGAAGAAATTATCACAAATGCGTTAAAAGAAAGAGGAGCAGTAAAAATTGATGAGAAATGGCAAGTAGATCAAACACCAATAGAGATTAGAATCTTCATTAGAAGTGATGATCCAGTTAGAAAATCAATTGGAGAAATTTTGGCAATTGAATTAGAGAGAATTGGGTTTTCAGTTAAGAAAGATTTTGGCGATTTGAATAAGGCATTTGTTGTTGTATATGGTTCAAACCCATCGGATTTGAAATGGAATTTGTATACAGAGGGGTGGGGACGTTCAGCATTTGTAAAATATGATTCAGTTGGATTAGGTCAAATGTATTCTCCATGGTTTTCAAATATGCCAGGATTTAATGACCCATCATATTGGAACTATGAGAATACAAAACTGGATGAAATTACACAAAAAATCTACACAGGAGATTTTGAAACTGCTAAAAACAGATCAGAGTTAATTCAAGAAGCAGTTGTTGAGGGAATTAATGAATCTGTAAGAATTTTTCTTGCAAGTAAGATTGATCAGTATGTTGTAAATGAAAAAGTAAGCGGAGTTGTGAATGATTTTGGTGCAGGAGTGCCAAGCAGATTTACTCCAATTAATGCACAAAGTCAAAATGATGAACTGGTGATTGGGGTCAAACAAATCTATCAAGGAGCATGGAATCCAATTATGGGTTTAACTGATAGTTATAGCAGGCATATTTGGGGAATATTATCTGACCCGGGAACATTCAAACATCCTTTTACTGGAGAAACATTTCCAGTCAGAACAAATTGGCAAGTTGAAACTGCAGGTCCAAATGGAAGTCTCATAGTTCCAACAAAAGCAGTGATGTGGAACCCAGAATTACAAAAATGGGAAAACATCAAACCAAATACAGTATCTAAAAGCAAAGTAATTTTTGATTTTAATTTTGGAAATTGGCATAACGGTCAAAAAATAGACATGAATGACATTATGCACTCGTTGTATTTTACAATAGAATGGGGAACACAAACAGATGAAAATGATAGGACATTTGACACAGAATTCACTCCAAGAGCAGCTCAAAGTATTCAAACAATAATCGGAGTAAATCAAATTGATGAGGATACTATCGAAGTTTATGTGGATTATTGGCATTTTGATGAGGGAGAGATTGCAGATTGGGCAGTTATTTGGAATACAATGCCTTGGGAAATTTCTGCAGCAATGGAAAAAGCAGTGCTTGATGGCAAAGTATCATTTTCTAGATCAGGTGCAACAAGTAAGAACGTAAACTGGTTATCATTAATTATTCCAAATGATGCAAATCTAATCAGAGAGTATTTAGAAGAATTTAGAGATTCAAAATACATACCCATTTCATTAGAGAATAATAATTTAGAATCAAAATATTTTCAAGAAAGATTTGACTCTTCCATAAAATGGATTGAAGAAAACAATCACGCCGTAATTAGCAATGGACCATTTTATCTAGAGTCATATTCACCAGAATCACGAACAATCAAAGTCAATTCATTTGATGATGATTCATATCCATTTAAAATCGGAAGTTGGTCTGAATTTGAAAATCCAAAATTCCCAACAATTACAAAAATAGAATTAGAGAATGTAATTGAGAAAGGATCAGAATTTTCAATACAAGTTGAGGCCAAAAATACGGATTCAATTTTGTATTTTCTAACAAACAGTCAAGGAGATATGATTTCATCACAATCAATGGATGTTGTGGAAGGCAAAATTAGCATCATAATAGATTCGGTAGATTCAGAGAAGTTGCAAGTAGGTGCAGGTAATGTAAAGATTTTTGCAGTATCAGATTCAGTTCTCAAACCAGATTTTTATGAAACAAGTTTCATTGTAACTGAAATGAAAACAAAGTTACCAAGCAGCTCTGCGGATGACATAGAGTTTTTAGATAACAAATCAAGTTATGAGGTTTGGATAGTTCCAATAATAATAATTATTGGAGTTGTTATTTTTCTAAGGAAACGTTACAGTAAGCCATAA
- a CDS encoding DUF367 family protein — translation MKLQVLMFYQDDPKKCTAAKMVKFGLAQNIKKIGTKGLVLDPFSDKTLMPKDKSSINSIVGIDCSWNLADQAFSKKFNGIKRKLPPLLAGNPVNYAKLNKLTTVEALAASLFILGQKEQGLELLEKFKWGHTFYELNKNLFDEYLKLENEEQIELILKDYGLL, via the coding sequence ATGAAACTTCAAGTTTTGATGTTTTATCAAGACGATCCCAAAAAATGCACAGCTGCAAAAATGGTAAAATTTGGTCTTGCTCAAAATATTAAAAAAATTGGTACAAAGGGGCTAGTCCTGGATCCTTTTTCAGATAAAACTTTGATGCCAAAAGACAAATCATCAATCAACTCTATTGTTGGCATTGACTGTTCTTGGAATTTAGCTGATCAGGCATTTTCAAAAAAATTTAATGGAATAAAGCGAAAACTTCCTCCATTACTTGCAGGAAATCCTGTAAACTATGCAAAATTAAATAAATTAACAACCGTTGAAGCTTTAGCTGCCTCTCTGTTCATTTTAGGTCAAAAGGAACAAGGTTTAGAATTACTTGAAAAATTCAAGTGGGGTCATACGTTCTATGAATTGAATAAAAATCTATTTGATGAATACTTGAAATTAGAAAATGAAGAACAGATTGAATTAATTCTAAAAGATTATGGCTTACTGTAA
- a CDS encoding lamin tail domain-containing protein produces MNQKLSLVFSLFLLAGIITPAYAQTSDGVVINEVDINPPGDDSKSISEWVELYNPTDSEIDLSGWQIASTTVLKKTMTIGPGTTIEPGQFLTFSYQSVWFTDINESVELRNANGIVIDKTPILSDIQNDFTSWQRIYDGYDLDNSNDWKFVTSTSGSTNGKLIQEQQQDEISVTLSSDKSSYLFGETAVITGSVSEAVFVEKPFFQPEVITVKITGPNFDRTLTLYPDLNLNFKTTLGLQKVLGINEGDYNITASYAGSTANTSFSVGYEIFEQEQQQQDGSLRLTTDKSQYIPGQMVTITGTATDIIEFQGMKFTVTDSSGNTVYNGNLFPVNGQFKTSIFLSTVNPVYGTYEIIGEYFDKSAITTFEVVKDVKETVPISLWTDKDVYGTGEVVTITGRLNDVWVASLDLEIIQTKSLSLGTGSQLGGGNVLKILDVVRMDGDGKFKYSFTIPDADTRLGDYTIKVSKDLGSAKKTIVVVEDPENYIPLTDPLIVTTNKLVYDFTLDNELVIRGQIKNPVERTSFETPVVLISFKDADGKSLSIIGVPGGINQGAAGGEGSVTANYEFTAIPESGGTFSVTADISRGIFSEGTYFINAQYLDLSATTSFDIVDDLNSGAGISLDKDVYGLGEKVTVSGIFPTAESSVTISVTRPDGTKTTYGTSVDNQRFSWSWTTPVSERYQTLKIDDGRDVTKSNFGIYKIKVSGDSYSKDLLFKVSADPENDSISTTPIFVTTDKSLYQAGDKLKVIGNVIPREQGDEGLNVPDRVTIKVLDGKFPYEQIHEASVYPKQGGEFSSLFELPPTIFGEGLYTVKAIYSTTQTTSTFSVANDFVFGLDEPVSLLASTDKSEYYPGDTVIISGKPNKLIYLEAYDVSIIKKSDTEITCGSFICGIHVGQVTSIRPSPSGSFIHEFPIKNILTSIGTYEVTIDADFETKHIKFKVVEELPAPKLETVIEKENRIPDTTISVSTQGKTVGDVSLSPRVVSGSLLTPIRDDASDVNLKVSSQSGVCIIGPDTDCLVSESTRKPGQIYDVVEVDGMSLNVRYSGPDVRLEKFSILPESSDLFLPDSNWNVEVLKDEQVSRFYYKVTYRALE; encoded by the coding sequence ATGAATCAGAAACTATCTTTAGTATTTTCACTCTTCTTACTTGCAGGAATTATCACACCTGCATATGCTCAAACATCTGACGGTGTTGTAATTAATGAAGTTGATATTAATCCTCCTGGGGATGATTCTAAATCTATCTCTGAATGGGTTGAACTCTATAATCCTACTGATTCTGAAATTGATTTGAGTGGGTGGCAGATTGCCTCAACTACTGTTCTAAAGAAAACTATGACAATTGGTCCTGGAACTACTATTGAACCAGGACAATTTTTAACATTTTCTTATCAAAGTGTTTGGTTCACTGATATCAATGAGTCAGTTGAATTACGTAATGCCAATGGAATTGTAATTGACAAGACTCCGATACTTTCAGATATTCAAAATGATTTTACATCCTGGCAGAGAATTTACGATGGATATGATTTAGATAATTCTAATGATTGGAAGTTTGTCACATCTACTTCTGGTTCTACTAATGGAAAACTAATACAAGAACAACAGCAAGATGAAATCTCTGTTACTCTCTCTTCTGATAAATCATCCTATTTGTTTGGAGAAACTGCTGTGATAACAGGAAGTGTTTCTGAAGCGGTGTTTGTTGAAAAACCATTCTTTCAACCTGAAGTGATCACTGTAAAAATCACTGGACCAAATTTTGATAGAACATTAACCTTGTATCCTGATTTGAATTTAAATTTCAAAACAACTTTGGGGTTGCAAAAAGTCTTGGGAATTAATGAAGGCGATTATAACATTACTGCATCTTATGCTGGCTCAACTGCAAACACCTCGTTTTCTGTAGGATATGAAATCTTTGAACAAGAACAACAACAACAAGATGGCTCTCTCCGTTTGACTACTGATAAATCTCAATACATTCCAGGACAAATGGTAACTATTACTGGTACTGCTACTGATATTATAGAATTTCAAGGAATGAAATTCACTGTAACTGATTCTTCAGGAAATACGGTTTACAATGGAAATTTGTTTCCTGTAAATGGTCAATTCAAAACTAGTATTTTCCTATCTACTGTAAATCCTGTTTATGGCACTTATGAAATAATTGGTGAATACTTTGACAAATCTGCAATTACAACATTTGAAGTTGTTAAGGATGTAAAAGAAACAGTCCCAATATCCTTGTGGACTGATAAGGATGTTTATGGAACTGGTGAAGTTGTAACTATTACTGGAAGACTAAATGATGTTTGGGTTGCATCACTTGATTTGGAAATAATTCAAACAAAGAGTCTCTCTTTGGGAACTGGTAGCCAACTTGGTGGCGGTAATGTTTTAAAAATTTTAGATGTGGTTAGAATGGATGGTGATGGTAAATTCAAATATTCATTTACTATTCCTGACGCTGATACTAGATTAGGTGATTATACAATCAAAGTTTCAAAAGATCTTGGTTCTGCCAAAAAGACTATTGTGGTAGTAGAAGATCCTGAAAATTATATCCCCTTAACTGATCCTCTCATTGTCACTACAAACAAACTTGTTTATGATTTTACATTAGATAATGAACTTGTAATTCGTGGTCAAATAAAAAACCCTGTAGAAAGAACAAGTTTTGAGACTCCTGTTGTTTTAATTTCATTTAAAGATGCAGATGGAAAATCTCTTTCCATAATTGGTGTTCCTGGTGGTATTAATCAAGGGGCTGCAGGTGGAGAAGGATCTGTCACTGCAAATTATGAATTTACAGCAATTCCTGAATCTGGTGGAACCTTTTCAGTTACTGCTGATATTAGTAGAGGAATATTTTCCGAAGGAACCTATTTCATTAATGCTCAATATCTTGACCTTTCAGCAACTACTTCATTTGATATTGTAGATGATTTGAATAGTGGTGCAGGTATTTCTCTTGATAAGGATGTTTATGGTTTAGGTGAAAAAGTCACTGTTAGTGGTATTTTCCCAACTGCTGAAAGTTCTGTAACTATTTCTGTCACTAGGCCTGATGGCACAAAGACCACATATGGAACATCTGTTGATAACCAAAGATTTTCTTGGTCTTGGACAACCCCTGTATCTGAACGATATCAAACTTTGAAGATTGATGATGGACGAGATGTCACTAAATCTAATTTTGGAATTTATAAGATCAAAGTGTCTGGTGATTCTTATAGTAAAGATCTGTTGTTCAAAGTATCTGCTGACCCTGAAAATGATTCCATATCAACCACTCCTATTTTTGTAACTACTGACAAATCTCTCTATCAGGCAGGAGATAAACTCAAAGTAATTGGAAATGTTATCCCTCGTGAACAAGGAGATGAAGGTCTAAATGTTCCTGACCGTGTAACTATCAAAGTTTTAGATGGAAAATTCCCATACGAGCAAATCCATGAAGCATCTGTTTATCCAAAACAAGGTGGAGAGTTTTCCAGTTTGTTTGAATTACCTCCAACTATATTTGGTGAGGGTCTTTACACTGTAAAGGCCATTTATTCTACTACTCAAACAACTTCTACATTTAGTGTTGCAAATGATTTTGTTTTTGGTCTTGATGAACCTGTGTCCCTGTTAGCATCTACTGATAAATCTGAATACTATCCTGGTGACACAGTTATCATTTCTGGAAAACCAAACAAATTGATTTACTTGGAAGCATATGATGTAAGTATTATCAAAAAATCTGACACCGAAATCACTTGTGGGTCTTTTATTTGTGGAATCCATGTTGGTCAAGTAACATCTATTCGTCCTAGTCCTTCTGGCTCATTTATCCATGAATTTCCAATTAAAAATATACTAACTTCTATTGGAACCTATGAGGTAACAATTGATGCTGATTTTGAAACAAAGCATATTAAATTCAAAGTTGTTGAAGAACTCCCTGCACCTAAATTAGAAACGGTAATTGAAAAAGAAAATAGAATTCCTGACACAACAATTTCTGTTTCTACACAAGGAAAAACTGTAGGTGATGTATCATTATCTCCAAGAGTTGTTTCAGGTTCCTTACTAACTCCAATTAGAGATGATGCTTCAGATGTAAATCTCAAAGTTTCCTCTCAAAGTGGTGTTTGTATAATTGGACCTGATACCGATTGCCTTGTCAGTGAATCCACTAGAAAACCTGGACAAATCTATGATGTTGTTGAAGTTGATGGAATGAGCCTAAATGTTAGATATAGTGGTCCTGACGTACGCCTAGAAAAATTCAGTATTTTACCTGAATCCTCTGACTTATTCTTGCCTGATTCGAATTGGAATGTAGAAGTACTCAAAGATGAGCAAGTTTCTAGATTCTACTATAAGGTAACTTACAGAGCCTTAGAGTAA